One genomic window of Augochlora pura isolate Apur16 chromosome 5, APUR_v2.2.1, whole genome shotgun sequence includes the following:
- the LOC144469971 gene encoding uncharacterized protein LOC144469971, whose amino-acid sequence MTRVRTRRDLSRLLLPFSPLKTLHLPRSLTLILLGLVCVRSVLPYNEPAKPRSQDPVDPRPNNITEKEGRRSNLEDTGDWTQLDRNEEADTADESKGEKISADHPLQISEGSSIVVSRTGEYLENSAEYSQLIEIAVGTPRTHYETVARHERRKSRLGGSPEVHGSTWSDVDFGDYTAPRARRNFRNGKLGGKSKSTDLEESDPDCEDCEDEESEGKVTDTPRSSENNETGGGDGSAEVDVDLPPAAANASDEEPFTGFEGSQKFPIKVTYKPAVVPQVEKFDRRHFGPPKLEDAETTLAIFPTTLSPDLPKSPGKDVLHRHRKVDEITEEERRQETIDAIENANDTDDLWLPGASSGRRSSNIAAGKPAAEEKRATTMVPATSTGSDKASSAIPLTTESTEKINVTILGLFEMTRGLEPRPEGPSELQAARMAVEHVNEMNMLSRFRLRLVHNDTKVRLAIDSLLGECSLVRVVRGIADELVARAFYAFGLKIGNVTREIPWAAYFRVIER is encoded by the coding sequence ATGACGCGCGTCCGCACGCGCCGCGATCTCTCTCGTCTCCTCCTGCCATTCTCACCCCTCAAGACCCTTCATCTTCCTCGCAGCCTGACTCTCATCCTCCTCGGCCTGGTCTGCGTTCGCAGCGTGCTGCCCTATAACGAGCCTGCGAAGCCTCGGAGCCAGGACCCGGTCGACCCACGCCCGAACAACATTACCGAGAAAGAAGGTCGCCGAAGTAACCTGGAAGACACGGGAGACTGGACGCAGCTGGATCGAAACGAGGAGGCTGACACAGCGGACGAGTCGAAGGGCGAGAAGATCTCAGCGGATCATCCACTGCAAATATCGGAGGGAAGTTCTATCGTAGTCTCGAGAACCGGAGAGTATCTCGAAAACTCCGCGGAGTACTCGCAGCTGATCGAGATCGCTGTTGGAACTCCGAGAACCCATTACGAGACCGTTGCACGCCATGAAAGGCGAAAGTCTCGGCTGGGCGGGAGCCCGGAGGTCCACGGTTCGACTTGGTCCGACGTAGATTTCGGTGATTACACGGCGCCGAGAGCGAGGAGGAACTTCAGAAACGGCAAATTGGGCGGCAAATCGAAGTCCACGGACCTGGAAGAGTCGGATCCTGATTGCGAGGACTGTGAGGACGAGGAGTCGGAGGGCAAAGTCACCGACACTCCCAGGTCGAGCGAGAACAATGAGACCGGAGGAGGAGATGGCTCGGCGGAAGTCGACGTTGACCTTCCACCAGCCGCGGCCAATGCCAGCGACGAGGAGCCGTTCACGGGGTTCGAAGGCTCGCAGAAGTTCCCCATAAAGGTGACCTACAAGCCGGCGGTGGTTCCTCAGGTGGAGAAGTTCGACAGGAGACACTTCGGCCCGCCGAAGCTGGAGGACGCCGAGACAACGTTGGCTATCTTCCCGACCACCTTGTCCCCGGATCTGCCGAAAAGTCCCGGGAAGGACGTCCTCCATCGGCACAGGAAGGTGGACGAGATCACGGAGGAGGAGCGGAGGCAGGAGACCATCGACGCGATCGAGAACGCGAACGATACGGATGATCTCTGGCTTCCCGGCGCCTCTTCCGGCCGTAGATCGTCGAACATCGCTGCGGGCAAGCCGGCCGCGGAGGAGAAACGGGCTACTACAATGGTCCCTGCGACGAGCACCGGGAGCGATAAGGCCAGCAGCGCTATCCCGTTGACGACGGAATCGACCGAGAAGATAAACGTGACCATCCTCGGCTTGTTCGAGATGACGCGGGGCTTGGAGCCGAGACCCGAAGGCCCCAGCGAGCTGCAGGCCGCCAGGATGGCTGTCGAGCATGTCAATGAGATGAACATGCTGTCCAGGTTCAGGCTGAGGCTCGTCCACAACGACACCAAGGTGAGACTCGCGATCGATTCGTTGCTCGGTGAATGTAGTCTGGTCAGGGTAGTCCGGGGAATTGCTGACGAgctggtcgcgcgcgcgttttatgCGTTCGGGCTGAAAATTGGTAACGTGACGCGCGAAATACCGTGGGCGGCTTATTTTCGAGTAATCGAACGCTAG